In one Gammaproteobacteria bacterium genomic region, the following are encoded:
- a CDS encoding sigma-54-dependent Fis family transcriptional regulator, producing MNTSRILIVEDDRSLREALSDTLELAGYDVAAVEDGQAALMVLRQGDFALVISDVQMPGMDGYGLLKKLRENRVDIPFILMTAYGTIQKAVEAMHNGASDYLVKPFEADAFVEIVQRYLPVEPVIPMDLIVEDPASKRLVHLAERVAKSDATVMISGSSGTGKEVYARYIHAHSLRSEGPFVAINCAAIPENMLEAVLFGYEKGAFTGAYQASPGKFEQAQGGTLLLDEISEMDLALQAKLLRVLQEREVERLGSQKIISLNVRVLATSNRIMREEVAAGRFREDLFYRLNVFPLLIPPLRERREDILPIARRKIEAYRSCLSDVIPQLSQAAEAVLFDYAWPGNVRELENLIQRAMIFATGSVIDVEALQFEEISSIPQNITAPAAAEDDGLLDKGLKQQEYRLILDALNTTGGNRKEVATRLGISPRTLRYKMARMRDAGIAIPG from the coding sequence ATGAATACATCAAGGATTTTGATTGTGGAGGATGACAGGTCTCTGCGTGAGGCCTTATCAGATACCCTGGAATTAGCGGGTTATGATGTTGCAGCGGTTGAGGATGGTCAGGCTGCACTCATGGTGCTGCGACAAGGTGACTTTGCGCTGGTGATTAGTGATGTGCAGATGCCGGGCATGGATGGTTATGGTTTGCTGAAAAAGTTGCGTGAGAACAGGGTTGATATTCCTTTTATTTTGATGACGGCTTATGGAACTATACAGAAGGCTGTTGAGGCGATGCATAATGGTGCCTCGGATTATCTGGTTAAGCCTTTTGAGGCAGATGCCTTTGTTGAAATCGTACAACGTTATTTACCCGTAGAACCTGTTATTCCAATGGATCTTATTGTTGAGGATCCAGCTAGTAAACGCCTGGTACACCTTGCAGAACGTGTAGCAAAGAGTGATGCCACGGTCATGATTAGTGGTAGTTCGGGTACCGGTAAAGAAGTTTATGCGCGTTATATTCATGCCCATTCACTGCGCTCCGAGGGGCCTTTTGTGGCGATCAATTGTGCGGCAATTCCCGAAAATATGCTGGAGGCTGTCCTGTTTGGTTATGAGAAAGGGGCGTTTACCGGTGCCTACCAGGCTTCACCGGGTAAGTTTGAACAGGCGCAGGGTGGCACTCTGTTACTGGATGAAATATCAGAGATGGATCTGGCGCTACAAGCCAAGTTGCTGCGCGTATTGCAGGAACGTGAGGTTGAACGACTGGGAAGTCAAAAGATTATTTCGCTGAATGTCAGAGTGTTGGCAACCTCTAATCGAATTATGCGTGAAGAGGTTGCGGCAGGGCGATTTAGAGAAGATTTATTCTATCGTCTGAATGTATTCCCATTATTGATACCGCCTTTGCGGGAGCGCCGAGAGGATATCCTGCCCATTGCCCGGCGCAAGATCGAGGCCTATCGCAGTTGTTTATCGGATGTTATTCCACAATTGAGTCAAGCGGCTGAGGCTGTTTTATTTGATTATGCCTGGCCGGGCAATGTGCGTGAATTAGAGAACCTGATACAACGCGCTATGATTTTTGCTACGGGATCAGTTATTGATGTGGAGGCGTTGCAGTTTGAAGAGATTAGCAGCATACCTCAGAATATTACAGCACCCGCTGCTGCGGAGGATGACGGCTTGTTGGATAAGGGCTTGAAGCAACAGGAATACCGTTTGATTCTGGATGCACTGAATACCACGGGTGGCAATCGTAAAGAGGTTGCTACACGTCTGGGTATTAGTCCGCGTACCTTGCGTTACAAGATGGCGCGAATGAGGGATGCGGGTATAGCGATTCCGGGTTAG
- a CDS encoding PAS domain-containing protein, with translation MTRTSNDQTRQLQDAFMTFNQMSIQLEASYRDLEQRVAELNTELSEARSQRMQQLAEKEGLADRLTTLLDTLPAGVVVLDNENRVQECNAAAMDLLGEPLLGELWYSIKQRVFLTDKNDSHEIKFHDGRRINISSRPLGTQAGRILLLQDVTETRKLQEIVDRQQRLSSMGEMTATLAHQIRTPLSAALLYASHLHRQKLDERSRLRFSQRLLSGLHRLEGMVDDMLMFARGNAVGDELIVVTDLVDELNQVLESQLKQHHASLRIDNRLDNGTNIIGNRQALISVLQNLVTNSLQFIKDAAQLDLSIRENTDGLLELIYRDNGPGIPVEMQDYVFEPFFTTHSEGTGLGLAVVRAVIESHHGKVELLSNDTVGGACFRILLPLAHLSDSLPGGCNDSNVLHLMNRSRSHNKLNAGERL, from the coding sequence ATGACCCGGACAAGTAATGATCAAACACGTCAGTTGCAGGATGCATTTATGACGTTTAACCAGATGTCTATACAGCTGGAGGCATCGTATCGTGATCTGGAGCAACGTGTTGCTGAATTAAATACAGAATTATCCGAGGCGCGTTCACAGCGAATGCAACAGCTGGCGGAGAAAGAAGGTTTGGCTGATCGACTCACGACCTTGCTAGATACTTTGCCTGCGGGTGTGGTGGTACTGGATAACGAGAATCGTGTGCAGGAATGTAATGCCGCTGCAATGGATCTCCTGGGCGAACCTTTGTTGGGTGAATTGTGGTATTCAATCAAACAACGTGTCTTTCTTACCGATAAAAATGATAGCCATGAGATTAAGTTTCATGATGGTCGACGGATCAATATATCCAGTCGCCCACTAGGGACTCAGGCGGGTCGTATCTTGTTATTACAGGATGTGACCGAGACCCGAAAATTACAGGAAATAGTGGATAGACAACAACGACTTTCCTCTATGGGTGAGATGACCGCGACGCTGGCACATCAGATCCGCACACCATTATCGGCTGCCTTGTTATACGCATCACATCTTCACCGACAAAAACTGGATGAAAGGAGTCGCCTACGTTTTTCACAGCGTCTGTTGTCTGGTCTGCATCGGCTTGAAGGTATGGTTGATGATATGTTGATGTTTGCTCGGGGAAATGCCGTGGGTGATGAACTTATTGTGGTCACTGATCTTGTCGATGAACTGAATCAGGTGCTGGAGTCGCAGCTCAAACAGCATCATGCCTCCTTGCGGATTGATAATCGACTGGATAATGGAACCAATATTATTGGTAACCGGCAGGCCTTGATCTCAGTGTTACAAAATCTGGTCACCAATAGTTTGCAGTTTATCAAGGATGCTGCACAGCTTGATTTATCAATCAGGGAAAATACGGATGGCCTACTGGAATTAATCTATCGTGATAATGGACCGGGTATACCCGTTGAGATGCAGGATTATGTCTTCGAGCCATTTTTTACCACACACTCAGAAGGAACCGGTCTGGGTCTGGCGGTTGTTCGTGCCGTTATCGAATCTCATCATGGCAAGGTGGAACTTTTGTCCAATGATACGGTGGGTGGTGCTTGTTTCAGAATTCTTCTGCCATTAGCGCACTTATCCGATTCCTTACCAGGTGGTTGTAATGATTCCAATGTATTACACCTGATGAATCGTTCACGCAGCCATAATAAATTGAATGCCGGGGAAAGATTATGA
- a CDS encoding sigma-54-dependent Fis family transcriptional regulator: MIAGMNQPQAEVLRAILQFVGRSVEFVGQDEDVAACLIEAELPFMLMLGQQLEMMELKKLIKSIHKQHPVLPMYLVSESGQQSNSGLDSNDGLLGAIELPSNYTELTGALYQSERYRLAHNEASGAYLATTGRGIVGNSRVMQQVRHMIQQVAESNANVLVLGESGTGKEVVARNLHDSSSRRSENFVPINCGAIPPDLLESELFGHEKGAFTGAISARQGRFELADSGTLFLDEIGDMSLPMQVKLLRVLQERSFERVGSNKTIKVDVRIIAATHRDLEQAIIDGTFREDLFYRLNVFPIDMPALRDRIEDIPLLVNELIRRVEGEERGSVRLTPAALVSLCQYQWPGNVRELANLIERLAILHPYGLVDVNGLPDKFRMEGEIDPAMQTRLEEGLLMSNELAPVGEMRLPREGLDLKRHLGELEANLMRQALDEADGVVAQAAKLLGMRRTTLVEKLRKYGIQRS; the protein is encoded by the coding sequence ATGATTGCAGGGATGAATCAGCCTCAGGCTGAAGTATTACGCGCCATTCTACAGTTTGTTGGACGTTCGGTTGAATTTGTCGGGCAAGATGAAGATGTTGCTGCCTGTTTGATTGAGGCAGAACTTCCTTTTATGTTGATGTTAGGTCAACAGCTGGAAATGATGGAATTGAAGAAATTGATCAAGTCTATTCATAAACAGCATCCTGTTTTACCGATGTATCTAGTGAGTGAATCAGGTCAGCAGTCTAATTCGGGTCTTGATAGCAATGATGGCCTGTTGGGTGCTATTGAATTGCCTTCTAACTATACGGAACTTACGGGTGCGCTTTATCAATCTGAGCGTTACCGGCTGGCACATAACGAGGCATCGGGTGCTTATCTTGCAACGACAGGGCGTGGCATTGTAGGTAATAGCCGTGTGATGCAGCAGGTGCGCCACATGATTCAGCAAGTGGCTGAATCCAATGCTAATGTATTGGTATTAGGTGAATCAGGTACGGGTAAAGAAGTGGTTGCACGTAATCTGCATGATAGTTCTTCGCGCCGGAGCGAAAATTTTGTACCGATTAATTGCGGGGCTATACCGCCTGATTTACTGGAATCAGAGCTCTTTGGTCATGAGAAAGGTGCCTTTACCGGGGCGATTAGCGCGCGTCAGGGACGTTTTGAGTTGGCGGATAGTGGCACCTTATTCCTTGATGAGATCGGTGATATGAGTCTGCCGATGCAGGTCAAGCTATTACGTGTGTTACAGGAGCGAAGCTTTGAACGGGTGGGGAGCAATAAAACGATTAAGGTGGATGTACGAATTATTGCGGCAACCCATCGCGATCTGGAACAGGCAATTATTGATGGTACCTTTCGTGAGGATCTGTTTTATCGTCTGAATGTATTTCCCATTGATATGCCGGCATTAAGAGATCGGATTGAGGATATCCCTTTACTGGTCAATGAATTAATTCGTCGTGTCGAAGGAGAGGAGAGGGGGTCAGTGCGATTGACCCCGGCAGCGTTGGTTTCATTGTGTCAGTACCAATGGCCAGGCAATGTCAGGGAGTTGGCTAATCTGATTGAGCGTTTGGCGATTCTTCATCCCTATGGTCTGGTGGATGTTAATGGTCTACCGGATAAATTCAGGATGGAAGGAGAGATTGATCCGGCTATGCAAACCCGGCTAGAAGAAGGCTTATTGATGAGTAACGAGCTGGCACCGGTCGGTGAGATGCGTTTACCCCGGGAAGGACTTGATCTCAAGAGACACCTGGGTGAACTGGAGGCTAATCTTATGCGTCAGGCCCTGGATGAGGCGGATGGTGTGGTGGCTCAGGCGGCTAAATTATTGGGTATGCGCAGAACCACACTGGTTGAAAAGCTGCGTAAATACGGGATTCAACGGAGTTAG
- the hemH gene encoding ferrochelatase, which produces MHTSPTGILLSNLGSPDEPTTESVRRYLKEFLSDPKVVNISRILWLPILHGIILRTRPQRSAKIYKKIWTDTGSPLINIAKQQRSSIQNELSQRGFHNLHVRLGMRYGRPSLDDALRELRGQQVKKIILLPLYPQYAESTTASTIERSQQIIDSWLTPATLHSITDYHDNPAYITALANSIRQHWAQHGHAEKLLFSFHGIPKRASLAGDPYHQQCLQTAQLIAQELNLDETHWLTSFQSRFGRAEWITPYTDQTLKEWGQQGIRHVQVICPGFSADCLETLEEIEMENREYFIQAGGQHYEYIPALNDGQEHIKALCDLIEDHLYRD; this is translated from the coding sequence ATGCATACATCACCAACCGGGATCTTACTAAGCAATCTGGGTAGCCCGGACGAACCCACAACCGAAAGTGTTAGACGGTATCTCAAGGAATTTCTGTCCGATCCCAAGGTTGTCAATATATCACGCATCCTGTGGTTACCTATCCTGCATGGCATCATCCTGCGTACCCGTCCACAACGCTCCGCTAAAATTTATAAAAAGATCTGGACCGATACAGGGTCACCACTGATTAATATTGCAAAACAACAGCGCAGCAGTATTCAAAATGAATTATCACAACGTGGCTTCCATAACCTTCACGTCCGTCTCGGGATGCGTTATGGACGACCCTCACTCGATGATGCCCTGCGTGAACTACGCGGACAACAGGTCAAAAAGATCATTCTGTTACCGCTCTACCCACAGTATGCCGAAAGCACCACAGCCTCCACTATTGAACGTAGCCAACAGATCATTGATAGCTGGCTAACACCGGCTACACTACACAGCATTACCGATTACCATGATAATCCCGCTTATATTACCGCTCTGGCCAACAGTATCCGCCAACACTGGGCACAACACGGCCACGCCGAAAAATTATTATTCTCCTTTCATGGTATCCCCAAACGGGCATCTCTCGCCGGTGATCCTTATCACCAACAATGCCTACAGACCGCACAACTGATTGCCCAGGAACTCAATCTTGACGAGACCCACTGGTTAACATCCTTCCAGTCCCGTTTTGGTCGTGCCGAATGGATTACCCCTTACACCGATCAAACACTGAAGGAATGGGGGCAACAGGGTATTCGTCATGTTCAGGTTATCTGTCCCGGTTTTAGCGCCGACTGTCTGGAGACACTAGAAGAAATTGAAATGGAAAACCGTGAATATTTTATCCAGGCCGGTGGTCAACATTATGAATATATCCCAGCACTCAATGATGGCCAGGAGCATATCAAGGCATTATGCGATCTTATTGAAGACCATCTATATCGCGACTAG
- a CDS encoding TIGR03790 family protein — MKTLITVLLLVSQIAYANNTNIYIQMPSTHIQNNELAIIVNDKDPLSKRIARYYQQKRGIPDRNIIHISFKTLRTTISPNEFNELKKQVDTQTPANIQAYALTWAEPYRVGCMSITTAFASGYSKEWCSSERCGKTQASPYFNSSSKKPYYSYQIRPTMAIAAINFKQAKQLIDRGIQAQNIPASGTAYLVNTSDKARSVRSVIFPLVKEIFSDWQNIEIVNSEGIRDKKDVMFYFTGRTHIPDLDTLTFLPGAVADHLTSSGGKLTNTRQMSSLRWLEAGATGSYGTVVEPCNLLQKFPNPLIMMSHYLRGETLVEAYWKSVAWPGQGIFIGDPLARPFAGYRVITHPAGDQWIVQTQALAPGNYQVFRSYSPVGPYQEDKNILHIPRGQSGFDLATSAQHYLRIVPVAVKTMNKQGLPMLMQQSPKQYPP; from the coding sequence ATGAAGACACTCATTACCGTTCTGTTACTTGTCAGCCAGATCGCTTATGCCAATAATACCAACATCTATATTCAGATGCCGTCGACACACATACAGAACAATGAACTCGCTATCATCGTCAATGATAAAGATCCCTTAAGCAAACGTATTGCACGCTATTACCAGCAAAAAAGAGGGATACCTGACCGCAATATTATTCATATCAGTTTCAAGACACTGCGCACAACGATTTCACCCAATGAATTCAATGAACTCAAGAAACAGGTCGACACGCAGACCCCAGCCAATATCCAGGCTTATGCGCTCACCTGGGCAGAACCCTACCGCGTTGGTTGCATGTCAATCACCACCGCCTTTGCCAGTGGTTATAGTAAAGAATGGTGTTCCAGTGAACGTTGCGGTAAAACACAAGCAAGCCCCTACTTCAATAGCAGCAGTAAAAAACCTTACTACAGCTACCAGATACGCCCAACCATGGCTATCGCCGCCATCAACTTTAAACAGGCAAAGCAACTCATCGACCGTGGTATACAAGCCCAGAACATACCAGCATCCGGCACCGCCTACCTGGTCAACACCAGCGATAAGGCACGCAGTGTACGCTCCGTCATATTCCCCTTGGTCAAGGAGATATTTAGCGACTGGCAGAATATCGAGATTGTGAACAGCGAAGGGATACGAGATAAAAAGGACGTGATGTTTTATTTCACAGGTCGCACACATATCCCTGATCTCGACACCCTCACCTTCCTGCCCGGTGCCGTTGCCGATCATCTGACATCCAGCGGGGGTAAGTTAACCAATACACGTCAGATGAGCAGTCTACGTTGGTTGGAGGCCGGAGCGACCGGAAGCTATGGTACCGTGGTTGAACCCTGTAACCTGTTACAGAAGTTCCCCAACCCACTAATCATGATGTCCCATTATCTACGCGGTGAAACCCTGGTTGAAGCTTACTGGAAGAGTGTTGCCTGGCCCGGGCAAGGCATCTTCATCGGCGACCCCTTGGCGCGACCCTTTGCTGGCTATCGAGTAATAACCCATCCAGCCGGAGATCAGTGGATCGTACAAACCCAGGCATTGGCACCCGGTAACTATCAGGTATTCAGATCCTACTCACCTGTCGGCCCCTACCAGGAAGATAAAAATATCCTGCACATACCACGGGGACAAAGTGGCTTTGATCTAGCAACAAGCGCGCAGCACTATCTACGTATCGTTCCTGTAGCGGTTAAAACAATGAATAAGCAAGGCCTACCAATGCTGATGCAGCAATCACCGAAACAATACCCACCTTGA
- the chrA gene encoding chromate efflux transporter, producing the protein MEAVIYWIKLGFISFGGPAGQISMMHQELVEKRRWISEHRFLHALNYTMVLPGPEAQQLATYIGWLMHGVWGGIAAGVLFVLPSLFILIALTWVYMAYGDVPTVAGVLYGIKPAVTAIVVFAAWRIGSRALRNNVLRTLAVLAFIAIFALDISFPYIVLMAGIIGYIGSMIAPDKFKAGGHHGTSGSSYGLALIDDDTPAPEHAQFKWSRFFVFLLVGVSIGGVAMGLLMNAYGWEGTLTQMGWFFTKAALVTFGGAYAVLPYVYQGGVDEYLWLTGTQMIDGLALGETTPGPLIMVVAFVGFVGGWTKEIFGPEMLPYAGMAGASVATLFTFLPSFLFILLGGPAVEATRGDVKFTAPLTGITAAVVGVILNLAVFFAYHVLWPQGFDATFEWFSALIGALAFIALFRFKVGIVSVIAASALVGLAYSLF; encoded by the coding sequence ATGGAGGCCGTTATTTACTGGATTAAGTTGGGTTTTATCAGTTTTGGTGGTCCGGCGGGTCAAATTAGTATGATGCACCAGGAGTTGGTGGAAAAACGCAGGTGGATCTCTGAGCATCGTTTTTTACATGCCTTGAATTACACGATGGTGTTGCCGGGGCCGGAGGCGCAACAACTGGCAACCTATATTGGCTGGTTAATGCACGGTGTATGGGGTGGCATTGCCGCAGGTGTTCTGTTTGTATTACCTTCATTATTCATTCTCATAGCGTTGACCTGGGTTTATATGGCCTATGGTGATGTGCCGACAGTGGCGGGTGTGTTGTATGGTATCAAGCCTGCGGTGACGGCCATTGTGGTTTTTGCTGCCTGGCGTATTGGTTCCAGGGCATTGAGAAATAATGTGTTGCGGACACTGGCAGTATTGGCGTTTATCGCAATCTTTGCCCTCGATATTTCTTTTCCTTATATTGTTTTGATGGCGGGTATTATTGGTTATATCGGTTCAATGATTGCACCGGATAAATTCAAGGCGGGTGGACATCATGGGACTTCCGGCAGTTCCTATGGTTTGGCGTTGATTGATGACGATACCCCTGCTCCTGAACATGCACAATTCAAATGGAGTCGTTTTTTTGTATTTTTACTGGTGGGGGTGTCCATTGGTGGTGTCGCTATGGGATTATTGATGAATGCCTATGGTTGGGAAGGCACTCTGACACAAATGGGCTGGTTCTTTACCAAAGCGGCACTGGTGACCTTTGGTGGAGCTTATGCGGTGTTACCTTACGTTTATCAGGGCGGTGTTGACGAATATCTATGGTTGACGGGTACGCAGATGATTGATGGACTGGCTCTAGGTGAAACGACACCTGGGCCATTAATTATGGTGGTTGCCTTTGTTGGTTTTGTGGGTGGTTGGACGAAGGAAATATTTGGGCCTGAGATGCTGCCTTATGCGGGAATGGCGGGTGCAAGTGTAGCGACTCTGTTTACCTTTTTACCCTCTTTTCTTTTTATTCTGTTGGGTGGGCCTGCTGTTGAGGCGACGCGTGGTGATGTTAAATTCACTGCACCATTGACGGGTATTACCGCTGCAGTGGTCGGTGTTATCCTCAATCTTGCGGTATTCTTTGCTTATCATGTCCTTTGGCCACAAGGTTTTGATGCCACCTTTGAATGGTTTTCTGCCTTGATTGGTGCGCTCGCCTTTATTGCTTTATTTCGCTTCAAGGTGGGTATTGTTTCGGTGATTGCTGCATCAGCATTGGTAGGCCTTGCTTATTCATTGTTTTAA